The genomic window GAATGATGATAAAGTACCTGCAGGAAAATATGCAGTAAGTACATCTAATAGAAACTTTGAAGGCCGTCAAGGGCCTGGATCTAGAACGTTACTTGCTAGTCCGTTAGTTGCGGCAGCTGCTGCGGTTACTGGAGTTGTAACAGATCCTAGAGAGCTTTTATAAGTTCGAAGTTAGGCAATAGTTTTTCAGTCAAGTAGATTGAAATTTGTTGCTGTATTAAAATTAAAAATTAACCTGTTAGTTGATGGCCAAGTACTAAATACTAACAAACAGAATACTGAACACATGGCATACGATAAATTTACAACATTAACGACTACAGTGGTTCCATTGCCAATTGAGAACGTTGATACCGATCAAATTATACCTGCTCGTTTTTTAAAAGCGACAACTCGTGATGGTTTTGGAGATAATTTATTCCGCGACTGGAGATATAATGGTGACAATACACCAAAAGAAGATTTTATATTAAACAACCCAATTTACACAGGAAAAATTTTATTAGGAGGAAAGAACTTTGGTTCGGGCTCTTCGCGTGAGCATGCTGCTTGGGCGGTTTACGATTATGGTTTTCGTTGTGTGGTATCTAGCTTTTTTGCTGATATCTTTAAAAACAACTGTTTAAATATTGGTGTTTTACCAGTACAAATTAGTCCAGAATTTGCAAATGAAATTTTTGAAGCTGTTTATGCAGATCCAAAAACGGAAGTTGAAATTAATTTAGAAGCTCAAACTATTACTTTACTTTCTACAGGAAGTCAAGAGTCTTTTGATATTAATGGCTATAAAAAGGATAACATGCTAAATGGTTTTGATGATATCGACTATTTACAAAGTATGAAAAGTGAGATTGAAACATTTACAGAATCTCGTCCTTTCTAAAAAAATGGTAGTAAAAAGAATTGAAATAATGGATACGACATTGCGCGATGGTGAACAAACCTCGAGCGTGTCGTTTTCTGCTTCTGAGAAGCTTACTATTGCTAAGCTTTTACTTGAAGAATTAAGGGTTGACCGTATTGAAATAGCCTCGGCACGTGTGTCGGAAGGTGAACTTCAAGCCGTGAAAGATGTTACGGAATGGGCCAAAGAAAACAATTATTTAGGTGCTGTTGAAGTATTA from Algibacter sp. L1A34 includes these protein-coding regions:
- the leuD gene encoding 3-isopropylmalate dehydratase small subunit, with amino-acid sequence MAYDKFTTLTTTVVPLPIENVDTDQIIPARFLKATTRDGFGDNLFRDWRYNGDNTPKEDFILNNPIYTGKILLGGKNFGSGSSREHAAWAVYDYGFRCVVSSFFADIFKNNCLNIGVLPVQISPEFANEIFEAVYADPKTEVEINLEAQTITLLSTGSQESFDINGYKKDNMLNGFDDIDYLQSMKSEIETFTESRPF